CGTGACAAGACCAACCTCGGCAAATGTTTATTATAAAAGAGCCAAGCAGAATTAACAGAACTATTGGGCAGATGGCAGGGTAGATTGCCTTCAGACTGGTGTCAGTCGCAAGGCCAACAACAACTCACGCACAAAAGATCGCGAAAATAGTCAATGGAGCGGCCGGATGAGGCCACGGCAAAAGGCCTCAGGTCTCATCCGGGTCTGTGACTTATTTGGGCATTTCCTTATCTGGTTTGGGGAGATGTTTGACCTCAACTTCCACATCGACCAGTTGATGATCGAGATAGTAATAGGTTATGGTCACCACAATCACTTCATTGGGTGTGAAGTAGGTGTTGGAAAGGGTCACTGCCCCGTTTCCGCCGGGGGGTGGCGGAGGCGGCTCCGTTCTGTTCCAATCTCCTTGCACTTGTGTGGCGGTCACCGGTACATCGAGTCGGAATGACTTGACGACCTGACCATTTCGACTCACCACCAAATATTGATTCTCATTGGTATGAAAAAGTCGGGCCGTGAGCCTTGATGTGGACGGTGACTGAACAACTTGCTGGAAAACCGCTGGCGGCAAATGGCCTGCGGGCAATGGTTTCAGGCGTTGTGCCATCAAGGCCGTGGGGCCTATCGCGATGGCCGCAATCAGCGGCGTAAGCCAAAACTTTTGTAACATCCTTGAATTCCTTCTTTCTTGACTCGTTAGAAAATTTTTAGCATGTCCTTCTTTCACCATGCAGTGTTGAGCATAGCAAAAAAAAGAGGTCGTCAAATCAGTGCTTGACTGTGAAATCAAACAAGCGTCTTGAATGATGGCCATTTGGCCACGGCTAGAAAATGTCACGGGCCTATAGTGATTGCTTCACGTTGTCGATTGCGCTAAGGTATATAAATATTCGAAGACACTAATATAAAGGGGTGGCAATGTCGGTGTACAAGATCTTTGAATCTCAAAAAAGTTTTGACGAAGCGGTGACGGCGCTTGAGCAGGCTGTTGTCGACAATGGCTTTTCGGTGCTGCATGTGCACAACCTCACTGAAAAATTGAATAGCAAGGGGCTTGATTTCTCGCCACAAGTGCGCGTCTTTGAGGTCTGTAATCCAGCACAGGCCTACAAAGTCTTGTCAACGGATATTAAAGTCAATATGGCGCTGCCATGCCGTATTTCTGTTTGGGAAGAGAACGGTGCGGTCAAAATTGGTTATGTACGTCCGGAGCCTACATTGCATATGATCTCTGAGGAGACTTCTTTGGTGCCTGTAGCGCAGGAAGTGGAGTCGGTATTGGATAAAATTGTTGAGGCGGCGCGCTAGGCTACGCCTCAACAATTTTTGACAACAGCGGCCATTGGCTGGGCCAGTATTCAAGCGGTGAGAGTTGGAAATCTGATCGAACAAACTGCCGGATTCGCCCTTCGACAAAAGCCAACAGCAAGTTGGCTTTTTCTGTGGCCAAAGGTTCGCTATGACCTTCGGCCAGGATGGCTTCACGCAACACTTGTTTGA
The DNA window shown above is from Gammaproteobacteria bacterium and carries:
- a CDS encoding DUF302 domain-containing protein gives rise to the protein MYKIFESQKSFDEAVTALEQAVVDNGFSVLHVHNLTEKLNSKGLDFSPQVRVFEVCNPAQAYKVLSTDIKVNMALPCRISVWEENGAVKIGYVRPEPTLHMISEETSLVPVAQEVESVLDKIVEAAR